The following nucleotide sequence is from Ahniella affigens.
CCAAGCGGCGCACAAGCCCCGTACCAACAAGGTGAAGCGATCCAATGCGCCTACGCCAAGCGCTCGGCCAAAAAAACGGCCGACCACCCTCGCAGGTGGCCGGCCATGGATTGCTGATGGCGTGGATCAGTTTTCGAAACCGTTCGAGAACAGCGGATCAATCAGCACGACCACGACTTCGCTGTCGTTATTGTCCGCCGAATCAGAATCTGCCGTCGTCGATGTGGCCGTCGCTTGCAGCGTCATCGTCGGCACGTCTGATGGCGCCACAAAGGTCAGCTGCAGAATCGACGCGTCAGCATTCACCGCCCGTTGCGGCAACGTCCAAAGACCAGTGCTCGGGTTGTACTGGCCGTCGGTCGCCGTAAACGACGCCGGCGCCAGACTTGCGAGGCCCGACTCCGCAAACGTTTCGGCAACATTGACGGTCAGCGCGTCACTCGGTCCTGTATTGGTGAGCGTCAGCGCAAACACGACGTTGTCACCAGGATTCACTGCCGTCGCACTGGCACTCAGCTGCACGGCGACATCCGCCACGCGCGTTGCGTTGACGGTGGCCACCGCCCGATTATTCGCGCCGGTATTGTCGATGGGGGTCGCCGCACTGAGCAGAATCTTGGCGCTCTGCGCACCCGCGCCGTCCACCCGATAGGTCACGGTCAACGTGGCGTTCGAGTTGCCAGACAAGCTACCCACCGTCCAGACACCGTTTGCGCTGTTGAACGCGCCAACGCCGTCGTCCGACTGATACACGAGACCGGCATCCGCTTCGACCACGACGCTGACACCAGATGCCGCGGTGCTGCCCTGATTTTCCACCGTATAGGTGATCGTCAGCACACCGCCCTGCGCGATACTCGGGGCACTGGCCGTTGCGGCGACACTCAATTGCGAACTCGCGGCGGTGTCGAGCAACACGACCTGATCGCGCGTGCCATCGACATTGTGATTCAGCAGATACAACGCACCAATCGAATTGTTGGTGTTCAGATTCGTGGTGTTCCAGCCGACTGAGTAGGTCGCATTATTCAGCGCAAACAGGTTGGACGACGCCCCAGCCAACGTGAAGTCGAAGCCCTTTGCCGCGCCGTTGTAAGTGAACGGGCCTGGCGCTCGATCAAACGTGAAGGACGCGCCCGGACCGCAAACCGCTAGGTCACGCGCGCACCATGGTAGGAATCCTGGGCACGTGGCGACCGCCCAACGGAACGCCAAGTCCGGATTGACGAGGCCGAGCTCCGTTGGCGAGGCCGCTGCGTACATGATGTTCGAGTTGTAGATCGCTGTGTCGGCCCCTGCAGCGGAAACCATGTTCAGGAATGGCGCGGTGCCGCCGACCGAAATCGAGCTCGGCGCCACGATTCGCGAGACGGCAAACACGTCCTGGCCGGTAGCGGTGCTGAGCAGCAAGCGGTTCTGCTGACCAATGTCGCCGAGCATCAGCACGCGGTCATACGCACCGTTCTCGTCTGTGTCGACGCAGATATTCACGGCTGCGTTGCCCGGCGTCTTCCATTCGCCCCAGGTGCTCACGCCAAAAATGAACACGTTGGCCGTCGCGTCGAAATGCACACCGGCGTACTTCAAATCGTTGAAGTCGGGAATCGTCGGGTCACGCGGCGACACGACTTGCAGTTCGACGGGCGTCATCAACGACACCTGATCGACCAGGAAGCTGCCGGAACACGTGCCGACACCCGGCGTGCCGGTGCACACATCCTGTCCGGAGAGTGGTAGCGCGCCGTTGCTGTTCGGGTTGCCCGCCGTGAAAATGGAGCTTGGCATACTGAGCGTCGAATGCGGACGAGCGGCCGAGAGCATCGGCACCCGCGCCACCTCGACCGCGCCCTCCTTGATCACCAGAATGGCCGACTCTTCGCTCAAGAAGTGACGCGATACGTTGACATAGGAAGTCGAAAATCCGCCGCTCTGGCCCGACTGGGTCCGCGACAGGGTCGGGTCGAACGAACGGTCCATTTGCGTGGCATTGGCGTTCACGATGACATCGACCGTGGCCGTCGAGCTGCCAGCCAGCGTCAGTGAGCTCTGCGGCAAAGAGAAACTGACGCCCGGGGCGTCGACGACACTCAGCACTTCCAGCGTCAGGTTGCGGTCGGTCGTGCCGCGGTTGACCAGCCGGACCGACTTGCTGGCGCTGAAGTTGCTCGTCGTCGGTTCGATGTTGAACGCCAGCGACACCACGCCGGGCTCGTCGGCATTGAACGCTTCAATCGTATTGAGTGACGCGCCATGCACTTCGGTACGACCACTGCCAATACGCGCAGTGGAGAAGGTCTCGCCGGTCAAATCCGCACCAATCGTGACCTTGCGGTTCGCAGCATTCATCAACGTCGCTTTGACTTCCTCAACACTTCGTGTCGGGAATTGCTGGCGCACCAGCGCCGCCGCACCGGCCAT
It contains:
- a CDS encoding S8 family serine peptidase; translated protein: MKTAVRLLCTIAALGLPFAAAAAAIQPTPGAPVATDSIDELPLADEHGRVAVFVELASPPSAVVYAATLGGESTPNRIVAAGAASKTHAQRLKSEQASFASRLQALNLTHTEIFRTHRAVNGFAIRIRPDQVDAIRKLAGVKRVDVMVPHELHNQTSVPFIGAPNTWTATPTFASGAKGEGISIGIIDTGIDYQHPNVGGTGVLADYQANDRAVISETGAAAFPTVRVVGGTDFAGDLYTGANAPSPDPDPMDCNGHGSHVAGSSAGGGVNADGSPYTGPYNNTANLGALRIGPGVAPRANLYALRVFGCGGSTNLTPQAIDWATDPNNDDDLSDHLDVINMSLGSNYGSAFDASTIASDNAAAIGVIVVASAGNAADTYFISGSPGASQRTLAVANSVDSQFAGAKIQVNAPAPIAGSYQAGANAMTDTNGATPIPQAGGQTGNVVLAVDATAPVNDGCQALTNAAALAGNVALIDRGTCNFNVKIEAAQNAGALAVLIADNSGDPTTPALGGAATIDLTIPAIRITLALGNAIKAQLGSGNVNVTLLAANAGDTLNVSSSRGPRGGGGAQILKPDIAAPGTSITSMQTGVTCTGTAPSTGCLVANASGFLAAGQTLILSGTSMAAPHMAGAAALVRQQFPTRSVEEVKATLMNAANRKVTIGADLTGETFSTARIGSGRTEVHGASLNTIEAFNADEPGVVSLAFNIEPTTSNFSASKSVRLVNRGTTDRNLTLEVLSVVDAPGVSFSLPQSSLTLAGSSTATVDVIVNANATQMDRSFDPTLSRTQSGQSGGFSTSYVNVSRHFLSEESAILVIKEGAVEVARVPMLSAARPHSTLSMPSSIFTAGNPNSNGALPLSGQDVCTGTPGVGTCSGSFLVDQVSLMTPVELQVVSPRDPTIPDFNDLKYAGVHFDATANVFIFGVSTWGEWKTPGNAAVNICVDTDENGAYDRVLMLGDIGQQNRLLLSTATGQDVFAVSRIVAPSSISVGGTAPFLNMVSAAGADTAIYNSNIMYAAASPTELGLVNPDLAFRWAVATCPGFLPWCARDLAVCGPGASFTFDRAPGPFTYNGAAKGFDFTLAGASSNLFALNNATYSVGWNTTNLNTNNSIGALYLLNHNVDGTRDQVVLLDTAASSQLSVAATASAPSIAQGGVLTITYTVENQGSTAASGVSVVVEADAGLVYQSDDGVGAFNSANGVWTVGSLSGNSNATLTVTYRVDGAGAQSAKILLSAATPIDNTGANNRAVATVNATRVADVAVQLSASATAVNPGDNVVFALTLTNTGPSDALTVNVAETFAESGLASLAPASFTATDGQYNPSTGLWTLPQRAVNADASILQLTFVAPSDVPTMTLQATATSTTADSDSADNNDSEVVVVLIDPLFSNGFEN